One Setaria italica strain Yugu1 chromosome I, Setaria_italica_v2.0, whole genome shotgun sequence DNA window includes the following coding sequences:
- the LOC101775322 gene encoding uncharacterized protein LOC101775322, translated as MKKSSAGDVDVELLKAVAQAWHAQSGNPRPSRASETSGDDSDAREAVAAAAAAPPRETAWDFAQSLLDTYELVAVARRLESGLVIADHAAAAALAVPPREAGKRARESRRSLRSLLLRSTSRRFEEPKS; from the exons ATGAAGAAGAGCTCGGCGGGCGACGTCGACGTGGAGCTGCTCAAGGCGGTGGCGCAGGCGTGGCACGCGCAGTCGGGCAACCCGCGGCCGTCGCGGGCGTCGGAGACCAGCGGGGACGACAgcgacgcg cgggaggccgtggccgcggcggccgctgctCCGCCCCGCGAGACGGCGTGGGACTTCGCGCAGTCGCTGTTGGACACGTACGAGCTCGTCGCCGTGGCGCGGAGGCTCGAGTCCGGCCTCGTCATCGCCGaccacgccgcggccgcggcgctggCCGTGCCGCCGCGGGAAGCAGGGAAGCGGGCCAGGGAGAGCAGGCGCAGCCTGAGGAGCTTGCTCCTGCGCTCCACATCGAGGAGGTTCGAGGAACCGAAGAGCTAA